A genome region from Glycine max cultivar Williams 82 chromosome 5, Glycine_max_v4.0, whole genome shotgun sequence includes the following:
- the LOC100784937 gene encoding homeobox-leucine zipper protein HAT22, translated as MMGLDQDASSNSGLQLILGLALTATTTTTPSSPPSISNKLDHVDHHHHLITLRPTTKSSYNSSEAEPSLTLGLSRESYLKVPKSIIGHNNNKVSSCDDPLDLSTQTNSPHHSAVSSFSSGRVKRERDLSCEEVVDAKEIDQRDLSCEGIIRATEEEEDGAATRKKLRLTKEQSALLEESFKQHSTLNPKQKQALSKQLNLRPRQVEVWFQNRRARTKLKQTEVDCEFLKKCCETLTDENRRLQKELQELKALKLAQPLYMPMPAATLAMCPSCERLGGSAVNGAGGSPKTSFSMAPKPHFFNPFANPSAAC; from the exons ATGATGGGTCTTGATCAAGATGCTAGCAGCAACTCTGGCCTTCAGCTTATTCTAGGGTTAGCTTTGactgccaccaccaccaccactccaTCATCACCACCATCCATTTCCAACAAGCTTGATCATGTTGATCATCACCACCATCTTATAACTCTTAGACCAACAACAAAGTCATCCTATAATTCCTCTGAGGCTGAACCATCATTAACGTTGGGTCTTTCCCGGGAGAGTTACCTCAAAGTCCCCAAAAGCATCATAggacacaacaacaacaaagtctCATCCTGTGATGACCCTCTTGACTTGTCCACACAGACTAATTCACCTCATCACAGTGCTGTTTCCTCCTTCTCCAGTGGCAGGGTCAAGAGGGAGAGGGATCTCAGCTGTGAAGAAGTTGTGGATGCAAAAGAGATTGATCAGAGGGATCTTAGCTGTGAAGGAATAATAAGAGCcaccgaagaagaagaagacggcGCCGCCACCAGAAAGAAACTTAGGCTCACCAAAGAACAATCTGCTTTGCTAGAAGAAAGCTTCAAACAACATAGCACCCTCAATCCT AAACAGAAGCAAGCTTTGTCGAAGCAGTTAAATCTAAGGCCACGACAAGTTGAGGTGTGGTTCCAGAACAGGAGAGCCAG AACAAAGCTGAAGCAGACAGAGGTGGACTGCGAGTTCCTAAAGAAATGTTGTGAAACATTAACAGATGAAAACAGACGGTTACAGAAGGAGCTTCAAGAGCTGAAGGCACTGAAACTGGCTCAGCCGTTGTACATGCCTATGCCTGCGGCAACACTCGCCATGTGCCCCTCTTGCGAGAGGCTCGGCGGCAGCGCCGTCAACGGTGCCGGCGGTTCCCCCAAGACATCATTCTCCATGGCCCCTAAGCCTCACTTCTTCAACCCCTTCGCCAATCCTTCTGCAGCATGTTGA